In Magnetococcales bacterium, the genomic window TCAGGCAGACCCCCTTTTGACTTGCCCATTTCTTTCTGCGGGAAAATCAATCAGAGTCAGCTCTTGAAGAGTTCCTTGAAGCTCTGGGCGGCAAGCATCCGGTCTATCCAGACTTCCAACTCTTCCAGGGTGGCAAGGGCCAATTTTTCCTCGATCCATTTGGGGAGTGTGGAACCAAATTTCTGGTGGAGTTGGCGACGCAGGAGATGGGCAGCCCCTTTTTGTTTTCCCCTGGCCTCTCCTCGAACCTCTCCTTCCGCTCGTGCAAGTTCCACCGCCCCCCGGGCATCCTGGATGGCGATGCCGGCTTTATCGTAAAGTTCCAACTCTTCACATGACATATTGGCCATCATGGCTCTGACAAAGGCGTGGCGAATCGGTGCCGAGGCCATTCTTTCCGGTACCTCCTCCAGAGACCCGGCAAATTTGATGAACCAGATCCACTGGTCAAGAACCCCACCCAACTCCTCCAATGGCTTGTCAAACTTGGGCAGCTCGATAAAGTAGTGCAAAATTTCCGTCAGATGGGATTGGCCGGTGATGGTCTCCCGGGACTCGTGACGGGAGACGCAATGATCGAATCCTTCAAACAAGAGAAAATCGGTGATGGTGATCGCAATCACCTGGTTGAGTCTGGT contains:
- a CDS encoding PD-(D/E)XK nuclease family transposase translates to TRLNQVIAITITDFLLFEGFDHCVSRHESRETITGQSHLTEILHYFIELPKFDKPLEELGGVLDQWIWFIKFAGSLEEVPERMASAPIRHAFVRAMMANMSCEELELYDKAGIAIQDARGAVELARAEGEVRGEARGKQKGAAHLLRRQLHQKFGSTLPKWIEEKLALATLEELEVWIDRMLAAQSFKELFKS